One genomic segment of Nonomuraea coxensis DSM 45129 includes these proteins:
- a CDS encoding helix-turn-helix transcriptional regulator: MAEHNQRQGMTLLRELLDEAVAGRGRIAVVTGAIATGKSHLLYGLTEQAFDQGALPLAATGSRAERDLPLGVISQLVHNTPMMEQHRAVTLGLLQEGARAELTGDTLDHVDVQIVDALCTILLELSERCPLLVAVDDAHHTDRASQLCLTYLARRIKYAKIMLLFAAPDHHAHQRSLLHADLLRQPHCRPVRLDHLSAEAVARRVAERAGEEAAGRFGAACHELSGGNRLLVDALLEDFTSGGGPGERYAEAVLTCLHGTDPELLLTARGLAVLGEPEGVARLVGRGEAATARALQALNRSGLLAGGRFRHDGARAAVLAALDPGDRTDLHRRAAELAHDEGAPVAVVAEHLLLSGRASDPWALSVLEDAAALALRDGGVEAAIEYLKLAWQGCGDERRRARIATKLVRAAWRINPSTPAGHLAELTAALHKGHLGGGDAVVLAKALLWHGHVADAKDVLHHLRELDGLDREGLAELAVARAWLRGACPSFLPHLPEASPEEANSAAHSLGVSRRIESANALVRALTEAPRPETVAVAERVLRGSRLDEMSMDTVESALLTLTYSGRADRAAPWCDAFVEEAVSRHAPSRRARLSAIRAEIGLRTGDLAAAARDARQALEIIPPGSWGVAVGGPLGALLLAGAAMSRHEECLPYVTQPVPEAMLETRFGLLYLHGKARFTLTAGQAEQALRDLRLCGELMALWRLDAPEFIAWRVDAAEALVRLGDQEQARLLLEDQLARCDRRSRRVQGMAMRVLAATGESRHRVMLLRRSAELLQSGGDRYELARTLFDLIQAYHAIGEYRRAGMLTRRARSLAVECHADGLSQALSPDGEHDGDAAGVQPILSDAERRVAALAADGYSNRDISAKLYITVSTVEQHLTRVYRKLNVSRRADLPAKLVGGQV; the protein is encoded by the coding sequence ATGGCCGAGCACAACCAGCGGCAGGGGATGACCCTCCTGCGCGAGCTCCTGGACGAGGCGGTGGCGGGCCGCGGCCGCATCGCGGTCGTCACGGGGGCGATCGCGACGGGCAAGAGCCATCTCCTCTACGGCCTCACCGAGCAGGCCTTCGACCAGGGGGCGCTGCCCCTCGCCGCGACCGGCTCGCGCGCCGAGCGCGACCTGCCGCTCGGCGTGATCTCGCAGCTCGTCCACAACACGCCGATGATGGAGCAGCACCGCGCGGTGACGCTGGGCCTGCTGCAGGAGGGCGCCCGCGCCGAGCTGACCGGCGACACCCTCGACCACGTGGACGTGCAGATCGTGGACGCGCTCTGCACGATCCTGCTGGAGCTGTCGGAGCGCTGCCCGCTGCTGGTCGCCGTGGACGACGCCCACCACACCGACCGCGCCTCCCAGCTCTGCCTCACCTACCTGGCGCGCCGGATCAAGTACGCCAAGATCATGCTGCTGTTCGCCGCGCCCGACCACCACGCCCACCAGCGGTCGCTGCTCCACGCCGACCTGCTGCGCCAGCCGCACTGCCGCCCGGTCCGGCTGGACCACCTGTCCGCCGAGGCGGTCGCCAGGCGGGTGGCCGAGCGGGCGGGCGAGGAGGCCGCGGGGCGGTTCGGGGCCGCCTGCCACGAGCTGAGCGGCGGCAACCGGCTCCTGGTCGACGCCCTGCTGGAGGACTTCACGTCCGGCGGCGGCCCCGGCGAGCGGTACGCCGAGGCGGTGCTGACCTGCCTGCACGGCACCGATCCCGAGCTGCTGCTCACCGCCCGCGGCCTCGCGGTGCTGGGCGAGCCCGAGGGCGTGGCCCGGCTGGTGGGCCGGGGCGAGGCGGCGACCGCGCGGGCGCTGCAGGCGCTCAACCGGTCCGGGCTGCTGGCCGGCGGCCGGTTCCGGCACGACGGGGCCCGCGCGGCGGTGCTGGCCGCGCTCGATCCCGGCGACCGTACGGACCTGCACCGGCGGGCCGCCGAGCTGGCCCACGACGAGGGCGCGCCGGTGGCGGTGGTGGCCGAGCACCTGCTGCTGTCCGGCCGCGCGAGCGACCCGTGGGCCCTGTCGGTGCTGGAGGACGCGGCGGCGCTGGCGCTGCGCGACGGCGGCGTGGAGGCCGCGATCGAGTACCTGAAGCTGGCCTGGCAGGGCTGCGGCGACGAGCGGCGGCGGGCGAGGATCGCCACCAAGCTCGTACGGGCCGCCTGGCGGATCAACCCGAGCACGCCGGCCGGGCACCTGGCCGAGCTGACCGCGGCCCTGCACAAGGGCCACCTGGGCGGCGGCGACGCCGTCGTGCTGGCCAAGGCGCTGCTGTGGCACGGCCACGTGGCCGACGCCAAGGACGTCCTGCACCACCTGCGGGAGCTGGACGGGCTGGACCGTGAGGGGCTGGCCGAGCTGGCCGTGGCGCGGGCCTGGCTGCGCGGCGCGTGCCCGTCGTTCCTCCCGCACCTGCCGGAGGCGAGCCCCGAGGAGGCCAACAGCGCCGCGCACTCGCTCGGCGTCAGCCGCCGCATCGAGTCCGCGAACGCGCTGGTCCGGGCGCTGACCGAGGCCCCGAGGCCGGAGACGGTGGCGGTCGCCGAGCGGGTGCTGCGCGGCTCGCGCCTGGACGAGATGTCCATGGACACGGTCGAGAGCGCGCTGCTGACGCTCACCTACTCCGGCCGCGCCGACCGGGCGGCGCCGTGGTGCGACGCCTTCGTCGAGGAGGCCGTCTCCCGCCACGCCCCGAGCAGGCGGGCCAGGCTGTCGGCGATCCGCGCCGAGATCGGGCTGCGCACCGGCGACCTGGCCGCCGCGGCGCGGGACGCCCGGCAGGCTCTGGAGATCATCCCGCCGGGGAGCTGGGGCGTCGCGGTGGGCGGCCCGCTGGGCGCGCTGCTGCTGGCCGGCGCCGCCATGTCGCGGCACGAGGAGTGCCTGCCGTACGTCACCCAGCCGGTGCCCGAGGCCATGTTGGAGACCCGCTTCGGGCTGCTCTACCTGCACGGCAAGGCCCGCTTCACCCTCACGGCCGGGCAGGCCGAGCAGGCGCTGCGGGACCTGCGGCTGTGCGGCGAGCTGATGGCGCTGTGGCGGCTCGACGCGCCGGAGTTCATCGCCTGGCGGGTGGACGCCGCCGAGGCCCTGGTCCGGCTCGGCGACCAGGAGCAGGCGCGGCTGCTGCTGGAGGACCAGCTCGCCCGCTGCGACCGCCGCTCGCGGCGGGTGCAGGGGATGGCGATGCGGGTGCTGGCGGCCACCGGCGAGAGCCGGCACCGGGTGATGCTGCTGCGCCGCTCGGCGGAGCTGCTGCAGAGCGGCGGCGACCGCTACGAGCTGGCCCGTACGCTCTTCGACCTCATCCAGGCGTACCACGCGATCGGCGAGTACCGCCGGGCCGGGATGCTGACCCGGCGCGCCCGCTCACTGGCCGTGGAGTGCCACGCCGACGGGCTGAGCCAGGCGCTGTCGCCGGACGGCGAGCACGACGGCGACGCGGCGGGCGTCCAGCCGATCCTCAGCGACGCCGAGCGGCGGGTGGCGGCCCTGGCCGCCGACGGCTACTCCAACCGCGACATCTCCGCCAAGCTCTACATCACGGTCAGCACCGTGGAGCAGCACCTCACCCGCGTCTACCGCAAGCTGAACGTGTCCCGGCGCGCGGACCTGCCCGCCAAGCTGGTCGGCGGGCAGGTGTGA
- a CDS encoding DUF5988 family protein has product MSQIRVVLVGGPAGLPAERRVQSVGSAGDPVKLPLGAGYEHFRHQGERTTVDGEEALVYRWVMRTAIAE; this is encoded by the coding sequence ATGTCCCAGATCAGAGTCGTCCTGGTCGGCGGCCCGGCCGGGCTGCCCGCCGAGCGGCGCGTGCAGAGCGTCGGATCCGCCGGCGACCCGGTCAAGCTGCCGCTCGGCGCCGGCTACGAGCACTTCCGGCACCAGGGCGAGCGCACCACCGTGGACGGTGAGGAGGCGCTCGTCTACCGCTGGGTGATGCGCACGGCCATCGCCGAATGA